One Onychostoma macrolepis isolate SWU-2019 chromosome 15, ASM1243209v1, whole genome shotgun sequence DNA segment encodes these proteins:
- the LOC131520523 gene encoding claudin-9-like isoform X1 codes for MASAGLEILGMILTVAGWLGVMVACCLPMWRVAAYIGQNIVITQIVWEGLWMSCVVQSTGQMHCRVYDSMLGLSDDLQAARALTVVSTLLGVLGTALAVAGAKCTNCTSDAANKPRIMLAAGVTFITCGLLLLVAVCWTANGIILDFHNPLLEETQKREFGNSLYFGWGASCLLILGGAILSCSCSSKAQNNAVPTRVDYSGLKSMSVNGYDRRDYV; via the coding sequence ATGGCTTCAGCCGGCCTGGAGATCCTGGGGATGATCCTGACCGTGGCTGGATGGCTCGGCGTGATGGTGGCCTGCTGTCTGCCCATGTGGAGAGTGGCAGCATACATAGGCCAGAACATCGTCATCACGCAGATCGTGTGGGAAGGTTTGTGGATGAGCTGCGTGGTGCAGAGCACAGGACAGATGCACTGCCGAGTCTACGACTCCATGCTGGGGCTCTCCGACGACCTGCAGGCGGCGCGAGCTCTGACTGTCGTGAGCACGCTGCTCGGTGTGCTGGGCACAGCTCTGGCTGTGGCTGGGGCGAAGTGCACCAACTGCACATCAGATGCAGCTAACAAGCCGCGCATTATGCTGGCAGCCGGTGTGACGTTTATAACATGTGGGCTGCTGTTGCTAGTGGCCGTCTGTTGGACGGCTAACGGCATCATCCTGGATTTCCACAACCCTCTTCTAGAGGAGACGCAGAAGAGGGAGTTTGGTAACTCGCTGTACTTCGGATGGGGTGCCTCCTGCTTGCTGATCTTAGGTGGAGCCATTTTGTCTTGTTCCTGCTCCTCAAAAGCGCAGAACAATGCCGTGCCGACAAGAGTGGACTACTCAGGGCTCAAATCTATGTCTGTGAATGGATATGACAGGAGAGACTATGTTTGA